The Brachyspira hyodysenteriae ATCC 27164 genome includes a window with the following:
- a CDS encoding aldehyde dehydrogenase family protein yields MDLIELRDKQKKFFQTSKTLSYNFRIEQLKKLKSMLIKYEKDFIDALYKDMQKCEFEAIASEFYMVIEEINLFIKNLRRWMHHKKVKKNMITMDAKTMVINKPFGVSLIISPWNYPVQLTFLPLVGAIGAGNTAIIAPSQLTPCVYDVIYDSIKNTFDEEYIAVIDKTVPPESTTKIEYDKIFFTGSPRVGKIIMANASEFLTSVTLELGGKSPVIIDDIKGNNFNKAVKRIIWGKFLNSGQTCISPDYILLREDLKEKFLTAFSKEIELFNKERKLHRIINENHYKRIKSYLNDGKIIYGGEYNDNNLSISITIVEPKDLETNIIKDEIFGSVFPILYYKTKEEARDIINKVCSKPLAMYVFSEDIAFNYYFIEKMSYGCCAVNDTISQILNPNAPFGGIGNSGIGQYHGYDSFKCFSKETTILNKGYSFEIDTRYPPYDKNIKSLKFLYNLTKK; encoded by the coding sequence ATGGATTTAATAGAATTAAGAGATAAACAAAAAAAATTCTTTCAAACATCAAAAACTTTATCATATAATTTCAGAATAGAACAATTAAAAAAATTAAAATCAATGTTAATAAAATATGAAAAAGATTTTATAGATGCATTATACAAAGACATGCAAAAATGCGAGTTTGAGGCTATAGCTTCAGAATTTTATATGGTTATAGAAGAAATTAATCTATTCATAAAAAATTTAAGAAGATGGATGCATCATAAAAAAGTAAAAAAGAACATGATAACAATGGATGCTAAGACAATGGTTATAAATAAGCCATTTGGGGTATCATTGATAATATCGCCTTGGAATTATCCTGTTCAATTAACTTTTCTTCCGCTTGTAGGAGCAATAGGTGCAGGAAATACCGCTATAATAGCACCTTCTCAATTAACTCCTTGCGTTTATGATGTAATTTATGATTCAATAAAAAATACATTTGATGAAGAGTATATTGCAGTTATAGATAAAACTGTGCCTCCGGAAAGTACAACAAAAATAGAATATGATAAAATTTTCTTTACAGGCTCTCCAAGAGTTGGAAAAATTATCATGGCAAATGCTTCAGAGTTTCTCACTTCTGTAACTTTAGAGCTTGGAGGAAAATCACCTGTAATAATAGATGATATAAAAGGAAATAATTTTAATAAAGCTGTAAAAAGAATTATATGGGGTAAATTTTTAAACTCCGGTCAAACTTGTATATCTCCTGATTATATATTATTAAGAGAAGATTTAAAAGAAAAATTTCTAACTGCATTCAGTAAAGAAATAGAATTATTCAATAAAGAAAGAAAACTGCATAGAATTATAAATGAAAATCATTATAAAAGAATAAAATCATATTTGAATGACGGAAAAATAATTTACGGCGGTGAATACAATGATAATAATTTATCTATTTCCATTACAATAGTAGAACCTAAAGATTTAGAAACTAATATAATTAAAGATGAAATATTCGGAAGTGTTTTCCCAATACTATATTACAAAACAAAAGAAGAAGCAAGAGATATAATAAATAAAGTTTGTTCAAAGCCTCTTGCTATGTATGTATTTTCAGAGGATATTGCTTTTAATTATTACTTTATAGAGAAAATGAGTTACGGATGCTGTGCTGTTAATGATACTATAAGTCAGATACTTAATCCTAATGCACCTTTCGGAGGAATCGGCAATAGCGGTATAGGACAGTATCATGGCTATGATAGCTTTAAATGTTTTTCAAAAGAAACAACTATTCTAAATAAAGGTTATAGTTTTGAAATTGATACCAGATATCCGCCTTATGATAAAAATATAAAATCATTAAAATTTTTATACAATCTTACAAAGAAATAA
- a CDS encoding SpoIID/LytB domain-containing protein has translation MNSIYAFANQNIIRVQLTDVKAPYTINIKGPYKAYNYKYESEIISALTNETVMVVENRLGLKVNEVGVYKEGIVFETQDGFTLNGIEYYGSLMFIPYNDTMIVVNELNIEDYVKGVLPHEMSPDWPMEALKAQAVAARTYAMYHILKNANKLPFDVDNTTKYQVYNGKEKMNWSVEQAVDRTRYEIAVYKGKVIATYFSALCGGHTDSAENVFGVAVPYLGGVACPYCNAQIKPWTNALSYNELNNDLANYSVHATEKSSIGISTDPKSGKATNIKIDNNDITSRDFRTTLSPRLVPSLNFTIKKVDNGIIITGKGSGHGVGMCQWGAYGMAQVKKDYKEILKFYYNGVDIVDYNRVNKEFEPDVWGN, from the coding sequence ATGAATAGTATATATGCATTTGCAAATCAAAATATTATAAGAGTACAATTAACAGATGTAAAAGCACCATATACTATTAATATCAAAGGACCATATAAAGCATACAATTATAAATATGAAAGTGAAATTATATCTGCTCTTACCAATGAAACTGTAATGGTAGTTGAAAACAGATTAGGATTAAAAGTTAATGAAGTAGGAGTTTATAAAGAAGGTATAGTATTTGAAACTCAGGATGGATTTACTTTAAATGGTATTGAATATTATGGTTCTTTAATGTTTATTCCATATAATGATACAATGATAGTTGTTAATGAACTTAATATTGAAGATTATGTTAAAGGAGTACTTCCTCATGAAATGTCTCCTGATTGGCCTATGGAAGCTTTAAAAGCTCAGGCAGTAGCAGCTAGAACTTATGCTATGTATCATATATTAAAAAATGCTAATAAACTTCCTTTTGATGTTGATAATACTACAAAATATCAAGTTTATAATGGTAAAGAAAAAATGAATTGGTCTGTAGAACAGGCAGTTGATAGAACTAGATATGAGATTGCTGTTTATAAAGGAAAAGTTATAGCTACATATTTCAGTGCTTTATGCGGCGGACATACTGATAGTGCTGAAAATGTATTTGGTGTTGCTGTTCCTTATTTGGGCGGTGTTGCTTGTCCTTACTGCAATGCTCAGATTAAGCCTTGGACTAATGCTTTGAGTTATAATGAGCTTAATAATGATTTAGCTAATTATTCTGTACATGCTACTGAAAAATCTTCTATAGGTATAAGTACTGATCCTAAATCTGGAAAAGCTACTAATATAAAAATAGATAATAATGATATTACTTCAAGAGATTTCAGAACTACTCTTTCTCCTAGATTAGTACCTTCACTTAACTTCACTATTAAAAAAGTTGATAACGGTATTATAATCACTGGAAAAGGAAGTGGACATGGAGTAGGTATGTGTCAGTGGGGTGCTTACGGTATGGCACAAGTAAAAAAAGATTATAAAGAGATTTTAAAATTCTATTATAACGGAGTTGATATCGTAGATTATAATAGAGTTAATAAAGAGTTTGAACCCGATGTATGGGGAAATTAA